One genomic region from Rhodothermia bacterium encodes:
- a CDS encoding TlpA family protein disulfide reductase, with the protein MKIYKGINANKGFVLTVVLFTACQTNAQPVPEVKDYAGIMEVIKKREASLVVVNFWATWCVPCVEEFPYFMQLKREQDPKEVAVIFVSVDYEDEMEDVVRFLKKQQVDDQTYLAGGNANTFIQSFHKSWSGAVPATFIYNQQGEQLDFWEGKVSYEALVKKINRFQSPKPESP; encoded by the coding sequence ATGAAGATATATAAAGGTATAAATGCAAATAAAGGCTTCGTCTTAACGGTGGTTCTATTCACCGCTTGCCAAACAAATGCACAACCAGTGCCGGAGGTAAAAGATTATGCGGGAATCATGGAGGTGATCAAAAAACGTGAAGCTTCGTTGGTTGTGGTAAATTTCTGGGCAACATGGTGCGTGCCTTGCGTCGAGGAGTTCCCTTATTTTATGCAACTCAAACGCGAACAAGACCCGAAAGAAGTTGCCGTTATTTTTGTAAGTGTGGATTATGAGGATGAGATGGAGGACGTCGTTCGTTTTTTGAAAAAGCAACAAGTGGACGACCAAACCTACTTAGCAGGCGGCAATGCCAATACCTTTATTCAATCTTTCCATAAATCATGGAGTGGTGCAGTACCCGCAACTTTTATTTATAATCAGCAGGGCGAGCAATTGGATTTTTGGGAAGGAAAGGTGTCTTATGAAGCCTTGGTTAAAAAAATAAATCGTTTTCAATCACCAAAACCAGAATCCCCATGA
- a CDS encoding thioredoxin family protein — MNRIFYFLIFGAFVWVNYAIFKPNEETRETNKQVNANKAQTAGVNLKPSTNNPELAIGATMPLSDLLMENVDGQKISTKSVKGTKGTAVIFWCNTCPWVTRYEARTVALVNAYKSKGFGFIAVNPNDPVAYPEEALSFMKTKAQEKKYPFPYVADENSTLARAYGAARTPHVFLFDTANKLVYVGGIDDNPQKEAEAKPYLKLAMEALLKGTHVSETKTRAFGCTIKWQEKSY; from the coding sequence ATGAACAGAATCTTCTACTTTTTGATTTTCGGTGCGTTTGTTTGGGTGAACTATGCCATATTTAAACCGAACGAAGAAACACGTGAAACGAACAAACAAGTAAATGCAAACAAGGCGCAAACCGCTGGTGTAAACTTAAAACCATCCACCAATAATCCAGAATTGGCCATTGGAGCAACTATGCCACTGTCAGATCTTCTTATGGAAAATGTGGATGGCCAAAAGATTTCCACAAAGTCCGTTAAAGGGACAAAAGGAACTGCCGTCATATTTTGGTGCAATACTTGCCCTTGGGTTACCCGCTACGAAGCCCGAACAGTTGCTTTGGTAAATGCTTACAAAAGCAAAGGATTTGGCTTTATTGCCGTGAATCCCAATGATCCTGTTGCCTATCCAGAAGAAGCCTTGTCTTTCATGAAGACAAAAGCCCAAGAAAAGAAGTATCCCTTTCCCTACGTTGCCGACGAAAATTCTACCTTAGCACGCGCATATGGAGCTGCACGGACGCCGCATGTTTTCCTATTTGATACCGCCAATAAATTGGTGTATGTGGGTGGGATAGACGATAATCCCCAAAAAGAAGCCGAGGCAAAACCTTATTTGAAACTTGCAATGGAGGCGTTATTAAAAGGAACCCATGTTTCAGAAACAAAAACAAGGGCGTTTGGCTGTACGATAAAATGGCAAGAGAAATCCTATTGA
- a CDS encoding LacI family DNA-binding transcriptional regulator: MSIKKKITIFDVASKAGVAISTVSRVVNGSALVKEETRSKVQKAIDELQFIPDRTAKLLAQKNKIPVITVAVPSFTTRFYNALLKGVKRAIDSEQLVDILIFDMGFQDPDQRLIDFLDRGSVDALLYASSAMSEQLEERLLQSRTPVVTVGIQSNHFDCFWWDNRVGVSAALKHLIAMQHQKIGMIAAASWNVNAQTRVEVYKNSLEEAGLSFDPTYIQKGETLDNAGYSEEAGYEAMKQLLHTHPEVTAVFCASDVQALGAWKAITEAGLRIPEDIALVGYDNINMTDFMGLSSVDQSMGIVGEQAMRLLLERMSGNNGERLSECITPNLVVRRSSNYHRIDD; the protein is encoded by the coding sequence ATGTCTATAAAAAAGAAAATTACTATTTTTGACGTTGCTTCCAAAGCAGGTGTAGCCATCTCTACCGTTTCACGGGTGGTAAATGGTAGTGCCCTAGTAAAGGAAGAAACACGATCAAAAGTGCAAAAAGCCATTGACGAACTTCAATTTATTCCAGATCGGACGGCCAAATTACTGGCGCAGAAAAATAAAATCCCCGTCATTACTGTGGCTGTTCCTTCCTTCACCACCCGGTTTTATAATGCCTTGTTAAAAGGGGTCAAACGTGCTATTGACTCCGAGCAGTTGGTGGACATTCTCATCTTTGACATGGGATTTCAAGACCCAGACCAACGTCTGATAGATTTTTTAGATCGTGGCTCGGTGGATGCGCTGCTGTATGCTTCGTCAGCCATGTCGGAACAATTAGAGGAAAGGCTTCTGCAGAGTCGTACACCCGTTGTAACCGTGGGCATACAGTCCAATCACTTCGATTGCTTCTGGTGGGATAACCGAGTAGGCGTTAGCGCAGCACTAAAGCACTTGATTGCCATGCAGCACCAAAAAATTGGCATGATTGCAGCCGCTTCTTGGAATGTTAATGCGCAAACCCGTGTAGAAGTGTATAAAAATTCGTTAGAAGAAGCTGGCCTTTCATTTGATCCGACCTATATCCAAAAGGGGGAGACTCTAGACAATGCCGGATACAGTGAAGAGGCCGGCTACGAGGCCATGAAGCAACTCCTTCACACACATCCCGAAGTCACTGCGGTATTTTGTGCTAGTGATGTACAAGCCTTGGGCGCTTGGAAAGCCATAACCGAAGCTGGACTCCGAATCCCAGAAGACATCGCATTGGTGGGGTATGACAACATCAATATGACGGACTTTATGGGGCTTTCCAGTGTTGATCAGTCTATGGGAATTGTGGGAGAACAGGCCATGCGATTGTTGTTAGAGCGTATGTCTGGTAACAATGGTGAACGGCTTTCCGAATGTATAACCCCTAATTTGGTGGTCAGACGCTCCAGTAACTACCACCGGATTGACGATTAA
- a CDS encoding class I SAM-dependent methyltransferase, whose amino-acid sequence MKSDKTGETPQIAAPYEVLAAGYDLVMSHVDYEAWALYIHQLIMKHATDEVNTVIELGCGTGLFAIELQPLADYQMAGFDSATNMIRIAKERAEWEGLPIQYEVADFTNFALDQPVDAMILLQDGLNYLLNEEDIQQLFQCVYAGLKTGGLFVFDQSTPWNSINNAEYFDDEDEEEGFHYIRKSHYDSEFRIHTTRFTLNFQGQTYHETHTQKAYTLHEIRDLVKKTNFQICAIYDDLSMKNASEKTERIHWVLRK is encoded by the coding sequence ATGAAATCAGATAAGACGGGAGAAACTCCTCAAATAGCAGCGCCATACGAGGTACTTGCAGCCGGATACGACCTTGTTATGTCGCATGTGGACTACGAGGCGTGGGCACTTTACATCCACCAACTCATCATGAAACACGCCACCGATGAGGTAAATACAGTTATTGAATTAGGATGTGGGACTGGCTTATTTGCCATTGAATTGCAACCACTTGCGGACTATCAGATGGCTGGTTTTGATAGCGCAACTAATATGATCCGCATTGCCAAGGAGCGGGCCGAGTGGGAAGGACTCCCCATTCAATATGAAGTAGCGGATTTTACCAACTTTGCCTTAGATCAGCCCGTGGATGCCATGATTCTGCTACAAGATGGACTGAATTATCTCCTTAATGAGGAAGACATTCAACAGCTTTTTCAGTGTGTATATGCTGGATTAAAAACGGGTGGCTTGTTTGTTTTTGACCAAAGTACGCCTTGGAACTCGATAAATAATGCGGAATATTTTGATGACGAAGACGAAGAAGAAGGCTTTCATTACATCCGAAAAAGTCATTATGATTCGGAATTTCGCATTCATACAACTCGTTTTACCCTGAATTTTCAAGGTCAAACGTATCATGAAACACACACCCAAAAAGCATATACCTTGCATGAAATTCGTGATTTAGTCAAAAAAACAAATTTCCAAATATGTGCTATCTATGACGATCTTTCTATGAAAAATGCAAGTGAAAAAACAGAAAGAATTCATTGGGTATTAAGAAAATAA
- a CDS encoding ATP-binding cassette domain-containing protein gives MIELENVTASYELPSGGRRTVFSNLNLYIEPGEMVYVIGPSGCGKSTLLKLLYMDIKPDEGQVRVGDFLSKNIKDKDIPFLRRKLGIVFQDFQLLPDRNVAENVAFTCYVQGLARRDARRKALETLGRLGLSHKRKNMPHEISGGEQQRVCIARAIVHDPAILLADEPTGNLDPAVATGIVEQLVSLNKQGMTLLVATHNYAHVKQYPARTIAFFDGELREVDPKLIEKIKIT, from the coding sequence ATGATAGAATTGGAAAATGTTACGGCCTCATATGAGTTACCTTCTGGTGGGCGTAGAACCGTATTCTCAAACCTCAATCTATACATTGAGCCAGGTGAAATGGTATATGTTATCGGGCCAAGTGGCTGTGGTAAAAGTACACTTCTTAAGCTCTTGTATATGGATATAAAACCTGATGAAGGGCAAGTACGAGTGGGGGATTTTTTATCAAAGAACATAAAAGATAAAGATATTCCATTTTTGAGAAGAAAATTAGGCATTGTTTTTCAAGATTTTCAGTTATTACCAGACCGTAATGTAGCGGAAAATGTGGCTTTTACATGTTATGTTCAAGGGCTTGCGAGAAGAGATGCGCGTCGGAAGGCATTGGAAACCTTGGGAAGATTGGGACTATCACATAAACGAAAAAACATGCCGCACGAGATTTCTGGTGGTGAACAACAAAGGGTTTGCATTGCACGAGCTATTGTGCATGACCCAGCAATTTTGTTGGCAGATGAGCCAACTGGTAACCTTGATCCTGCGGTTGCGACAGGAATTGTTGAACAATTGGTCTCATTAAATAAACAAGGAATGACCCTTTTGGTTGCAACCCATAATTATGCACATGTAAAACAATATCCAGCAAGAACTATTGCTTTTTTTGATGGTGAATTACGTGAAGTAGATCCTAAACTAATTGAAAAAATTAAAATTACTTGA
- a CDS encoding HAD hydrolase-like protein, with product MKLVLFDLDGTLVDAVPAVVEAANRVRARKSLPDVDPNLVRQVLGNPEAFGGETSFLVEATADGKERRDALMLFGRHLDVVFPDVARPYTAVKDVLMLLKNKELKLAIVSNRIALFLHQWVEWLGWDSYFDCIVGIDMVTAPPPAPDAVQYVLQFLDIAPSDALLLADSAPEINAGKEAGVKVLQAKYGYSDVFDEIKGIEKIEDLLLFV from the coding sequence ATGAAACTTGTACTTTTTGACTTGGATGGAACATTGGTGGATGCTGTTCCGGCTGTTGTCGAAGCCGCAAACCGCGTTCGGGCACGAAAGTCCCTACCAGATGTAGATCCCAATTTGGTTCGGCAAGTACTTGGGAATCCGGAAGCCTTTGGCGGAGAGACTTCATTTTTGGTGGAGGCTACAGCAGATGGGAAGGAACGTAGGGACGCTTTGATGCTGTTTGGAAGGCATTTGGATGTGGTCTTTCCTGATGTCGCGAGACCATACACAGCCGTTAAGGATGTTCTTATGTTATTGAAAAATAAAGAACTTAAGTTGGCGATTGTTTCAAACCGAATTGCCTTGTTTTTGCACCAATGGGTGGAATGGTTGGGCTGGGATTCTTATTTTGACTGTATCGTAGGGATTGATATGGTGACGGCTCCGCCTCCTGCGCCAGATGCCGTCCAGTATGTACTCCAATTTCTGGATATTGCGCCTTCCGATGCCTTGCTTTTGGCAGATAGTGCCCCAGAAATCAATGCAGGCAAGGAGGCTGGAGTTAAAGTTTTACAGGCAAAATATGGTTATTCAGATGTTTTTGATGAAATTAAAGGCATTGAAAAAATAGAAGACCTTCTGCTTTTTGTTTAA
- a CDS encoding DUF3089 domain-containing protein produces the protein MSYNSGFKASELPPKPDYSRDEHWAALPERSDTADIYPTNTLHPNYQSGANVDVFFVHPTIYTKKPALPYQWNARIEDAILNQEVDDSTIKYQASSLNAAGKIYAPRYRQAHISAFGKVNQDAGEAALSVAYEDVLNAFKYYMAHYNQGKPFIIAAHSQGTRHAIQLIHDMVDGKPLQKQLIVAYLIGMPVEKNAYKNLSGCNTPDEIGCVVSWRTFAKGFYPASYVPQPEILCTNPLLWTSDEQYAEHKRNNGGLLQDFNRLIPHVADAKCEDGFLRSELRINVGTKFFLRKLKNYHIADYNLFYESIRENAIIRSKKFLESWKKG, from the coding sequence ATGTCTTATAATTCAGGTTTTAAAGCCTCTGAACTGCCTCCAAAACCGGATTATTCGCGTGATGAGCATTGGGCGGCGTTGCCAGAACGGAGCGACACTGCAGATATTTATCCCACCAATACTTTACATCCTAATTATCAATCGGGGGCAAATGTGGATGTGTTTTTTGTGCATCCCACCATCTATACCAAAAAACCCGCGTTGCCTTACCAGTGGAACGCACGCATAGAAGATGCCATCCTGAACCAAGAAGTGGATGATTCTACCATTAAATACCAAGCCTCCTCTTTAAATGCAGCAGGAAAAATCTACGCTCCGCGATACCGACAAGCTCATATTTCTGCATTTGGAAAGGTAAATCAAGATGCTGGTGAGGCCGCACTCTCGGTGGCTTATGAGGATGTATTAAATGCCTTTAAGTATTACATGGCACATTATAACCAAGGAAAGCCTTTTATTATTGCTGCTCACAGCCAAGGAACCCGACATGCCATTCAATTAATCCACGATATGGTAGATGGAAAACCTTTGCAAAAACAATTGATTGTGGCATATTTAATTGGTATGCCAGTGGAAAAAAATGCCTACAAAAACCTTTCTGGATGCAATACGCCTGATGAAATAGGTTGTGTAGTCTCGTGGAGAACGTTTGCAAAAGGATTTTATCCTGCTTCTTATGTTCCACAACCTGAAATTTTGTGTACAAACCCACTTTTGTGGACTTCGGACGAACAATATGCGGAGCATAAACGCAATAATGGTGGGCTATTACAAGATTTTAATCGTTTAATCCCACATGTAGCTGATGCAAAATGTGAAGATGGTTTTTTACGGTCAGAACTTCGTATAAATGTAGGAACAAAATTCTTTTTGCGCAAATTGAAAAACTATCACATAGCGGATTACAATCTTTTTTATGAATCTATCCGTGAAAATGCTATTATACGTTCAAAAAAATTTCTCGAAAGCTGGAAAAAGGGTTGA
- a CDS encoding carboxypeptidase M32, with protein MNSTILNLKSRIAEVADLKSAAAVLEWDQETYMPDNAGEVRALQVATLRKFAHTVFTSDETAKLLDEATADDQESDEARLLSIWKRDFERASKLPPELVFEKTKAIGRAKESWKQARLHQDFTRFESDFSRLVDFARQESSIIGYDEHPYDTLLDEFEPNMTTREVKTVFEHLRSSLVPIVQTIQQCKQPPDQFLYETYDVSKLWDLGMDVLHLVGYDFTRGRQDLSTHPFSTTFDISDVRITTRIAENNLVSGLFSTLHEFGHALYEQGVDPKWQRTLLAEGTSLGIHESQSRLWENHIGRSQAFWEYLLPHLQTKFPNTLQNITLSEFYRAINKVQPSLIRVDADEVTYPLHVLLRFEIEADLIEGRLEVRELPELWRTKMQTYLGVVPENETDGILQDIHWSLGAFGYFPTYTLGTLYAAQFFEQASFALDNLESQIRSGQYSPLKNWLKTHIHQFGRAKSAKELVFDITNTSLSAEPWLKYIKTKYGDLYEF; from the coding sequence ATGAATTCCACGATCCTTAACCTTAAATCCCGAATCGCCGAGGTGGCCGATCTCAAAAGTGCAGCAGCCGTCTTAGAATGGGATCAAGAAACCTACATGCCCGATAACGCTGGCGAAGTTCGTGCCTTACAGGTTGCCACATTGCGTAAATTCGCTCACACGGTTTTTACCTCCGACGAAACCGCAAAATTACTCGACGAAGCAACTGCGGACGACCAAGAGTCCGACGAAGCGCGGTTATTGAGCATCTGGAAGCGAGATTTTGAGCGCGCCAGCAAATTGCCTCCAGAATTGGTCTTTGAGAAAACCAAGGCCATCGGGCGTGCGAAGGAAAGTTGGAAGCAAGCGAGACTCCATCAAGACTTTACCCGTTTTGAGAGCGATTTCTCCCGATTGGTTGACTTTGCGCGGCAAGAATCTTCCATTATTGGGTATGACGAACATCCTTATGACACCCTTTTGGATGAATTTGAACCAAATATGACCACACGCGAGGTCAAAACTGTGTTTGAACACCTCCGCTCTTCATTGGTGCCCATCGTCCAAACCATTCAACAATGCAAACAACCACCAGACCAATTTCTATATGAAACCTACGACGTGTCTAAGTTGTGGGATTTAGGAATGGACGTTTTACATCTTGTGGGATATGACTTTACACGAGGACGCCAAGACCTTTCTACCCACCCATTTTCGACGACTTTCGACATCTCAGATGTTCGTATCACAACAAGAATCGCCGAGAACAACCTTGTTTCCGGCTTGTTTAGTACCCTTCATGAATTTGGACATGCACTATACGAACAAGGCGTAGATCCCAAGTGGCAGCGGACTTTATTGGCTGAAGGCACTTCTTTGGGCATTCACGAATCGCAATCACGGCTTTGGGAGAATCATATTGGGCGCAGCCAAGCATTTTGGGAATACCTTTTGCCACACCTTCAAACCAAATTCCCGAATACGCTCCAAAACATTACCCTGTCCGAATTTTATCGCGCAATCAATAAAGTACAACCGTCTTTGATTCGCGTGGATGCCGATGAGGTCACGTACCCATTACATGTGTTGTTGCGGTTCGAGATAGAAGCAGACCTGATAGAAGGAAGGCTTGAGGTACGGGAATTGCCAGAATTATGGCGAACAAAAATGCAAACCTACTTGGGCGTTGTACCGGAAAACGAGACTGATGGGATTTTGCAAGACATCCACTGGTCTCTTGGGGCTTTTGGGTACTTCCCTACCTACACACTCGGCACTTTATATGCCGCACAATTTTTTGAACAAGCCAGTTTTGCTTTAGACAATTTAGAAAGCCAAATACGATCGGGGCAATACAGCCCTTTAAAAAATTGGCTCAAAACCCATATTCATCAATTTGGGCGTGCAAAATCCGCAAAAGAATTGGTCTTTGACATCACCAATACAAGTCTTTCAGCCGAACCTTGGCTAAAATACATCAAAACAAAGTATGGTGATCTTTATGAATTTTGA
- a CDS encoding L,D-transpeptidase gives MNRIRNLSFLFFVLSTTALFANTPADSIGSARRWRLKATMAPVKDAATANLITKGESLVMFSVSQPEQKLTQTDDLNAFKVDLELDNGEASPKPESNENLNIVISSEISKRGWRTNLKPTQDEIALTADKKTNLDTDIEKTNSTPLLQNENTPISVASDPDGILAFAMEEDNRRPITRALSNPRLEVNKQKRILYVYDGEKLVRRYKINLGRSPELPKRQFKDGLTPEGQYLITGKSTKSKYHKNLAIGYPNLLDATWGLQNNLISQKEFQRIKMALEIGETPPAKTKLGGAIFIHGEGRTNGDWTEGCVALKNEDVDELFRIIPIGTPIQLYWR, from the coding sequence ATGAACCGTATTAGAAACCTCTCGTTCTTGTTTTTTGTGTTAAGTACAACAGCTCTTTTTGCAAATACGCCCGCCGATTCTATCGGAAGTGCTCGCCGTTGGCGTTTAAAAGCAACAATGGCTCCGGTGAAAGATGCAGCAACGGCCAATCTGATAACAAAAGGGGAGTCACTTGTGATGTTTTCCGTTTCTCAGCCTGAACAAAAGTTGACGCAAACGGATGACTTAAATGCTTTTAAAGTTGATCTGGAGCTTGATAACGGCGAAGCGTCGCCAAAACCGGAAAGCAATGAAAATCTAAATATTGTAATAAGTTCGGAAATTTCCAAACGGGGGTGGCGAACGAATCTTAAACCTACCCAAGACGAAATTGCTTTGACGGCAGACAAGAAAACGAATTTAGATACGGACATCGAGAAAACCAATAGTACGCCGTTATTGCAAAATGAAAATACACCAATCTCCGTAGCTTCCGATCCGGACGGGATTTTAGCCTTTGCGATGGAGGAGGACAATAGACGCCCGATCACGAGAGCATTGTCCAACCCTAGATTAGAGGTGAACAAACAAAAACGGATACTGTATGTTTATGATGGCGAAAAATTGGTTCGTCGTTACAAGATAAACTTGGGTAGAAGTCCAGAATTGCCCAAACGCCAGTTTAAAGATGGTCTTACGCCAGAAGGCCAATACCTGATTACGGGGAAATCCACCAAGAGCAAATACCACAAAAACTTGGCGATTGGTTACCCCAATCTATTAGACGCCACTTGGGGACTTCAGAACAACCTTATCTCTCAAAAAGAATTCCAGCGTATAAAAATGGCGCTTGAAATTGGCGAAACGCCGCCAGCTAAAACAAAATTGGGAGGTGCAATATTCATCCACGGTGAAGGTCGTACCAATGGTGACTGGACAGAAGGATGTGTAGCCTTAAAAAATGAAGACGTGGACGAATTGTTTCGGATTATTCCAATTGGGACTCCAATACAGCTTTATTGGAGATGA